The segment GGACCCTTTGGGACCTGGGCCTGTGCCCCAGGGAGGGGTTGTGTACGCACCCCTCCATGGCGAGTGTCTCCCGGCCCTGCCCTGCCCAAGGCCTAGCCTGAGGTGAGCAcaatggaggagacagagggCGTCCTGGGAGCCCGGCAGGGAGAGCTGACCTTGTTGGGTTGCAGGGTCAGGGTGCCTGCCTGCAGGTCATGCTTGATTAAGACGAGACCTGAAGGACGATGTGGGATCAGCCAGGGGAAGGAAAGGGGACAGCGTCCCAGGAGTCGGGGAACAGCATGTACAGCGGCGGGGCCACCAGGGAGGGCATGGTGCGCCGGGAGAGTTGGAAGCACGGCGAGGGTCGTGCCTCAGAGGAGCTGGGAAGGAGGCTGGACCTCAGGCTCGGGCAGGGGCAGTGACTCAGTCCCATCTGTTGACTTTGGAAGGTTTGGGCTGGGTGGAGGGGGCTGCCTCATGGTCTGGGAACCAGGCGGCTGGGACCCAGTCACTGTCCGGCTCCTCTATGGCCACATGATGCTCAGCACAAGTTAAGGCAGTTTCTCCTCGCCGACTTGTGTGTTTATTCAATCAATATTTCTTGGGGCCTCCCCTGTCCCCGGCCCTGGGCTGGGCCCAGCTGAGGGGAGCCAGAGATGGGGTAGAAACAGACCTCGCCTTCCAAGAACACAGTCCCTCGCCAACAAGAAAAGAGGTGCAGAAGTAGCTGGCATAGAGGATGGAGTGCTGAGAGCCCTAAGGAGGCTCAGGCCCCAGGGCCTGGCAGACAGGGGAGAGCAGAGAGGGGTGAGCCCCAGCTCGGCCACATGTCGCCATGGGAGTTTAGGCAGATAACTCAGCAGTGTCCTCACCTGTAAGCAGCACCTCCTCAGTGGCGTGTAGCCAGGACGAGCTTAGTGAGACACTCTCATGGGCCTGGAGCACCGTGGTGAGAGGGGAGGCAGTGAGACAGGAGGCCGTGGGCTCTCAGTGCTGGGTAGAGCATGCAGATGGTGGCCCCTACTGCTCCCCAAAGCAGAACATGTGCACTCCAGCCTCTCCTGATTTCTGCTTCTCAcctcttgtggctcagttggtaaagaatctgcctgcaatgtgaaagacctgggtttgatccctgggttgggaagatcccctggagaagggaaaggcttcccattccaatattctggcctggaggagtccttggactgtatagtccgtggggtcacagagtcggacatgactgagtgacttgcactttcctTTGTAAAACCTGCTACAGAGCCCGGGGCTGTGATGGCCATGGCGAGGGATGCAGGTTGGgaccgggtgggggtggggggctgtgccACTGTCCTgacccctcttcccctccctccccagggcaCCTCCCACCAGTGGCCAGTAACCATCCTGTCCTTCCGCAGATTCACCTACCACTTCCGGGTGGCATTGCTGGTGAGCAGGGCTCCCCGTCTCCCGGAGACATTCAGTGTGGGGCTTGAGGGAGAAGTGGGCGGGGGGCATTGAAAAGCACACGGTGGGACCTGGGGCAGAGTCAGGCAATGACGTCAGCAGGGGGCCTGCCTCCTGCCTGACTCTGGAGCCACTTCACTGGTTCCTCCTGCCCTTCCACCCAGGGTCAGGCCAACTGCAGCGCGGAGGCCCCGGTCCAGCCGGCCACGGACTACTACTTCCACTTCTACCGCCTGTGTGACTGAGCTGCCCTCTGGAGGCAGTGCCACACCAGGGCCCGGGGGTTCCCGGGCACCCCTGCCACACTGGATGCAATGGTGTTACACTGGAGCCCGCCGCTGGCACTTCTTTGGAGACTGAGCCGGCCTGGCCCTCCCCGCGCCTGGTGAAACTGGAAGTCCTCACACTGGAGCTGCTGTTCCCGCTGGCGGCACCCCCACACCACGGACGGAGCTGGAGAGAGACCTGCCGAGCCAATTCACGTCTATGCAGACATGGCCGATGCAGGCCTGGCGATGTCAGTGCCCAGAGGTGGGGGAAGCTGTGACTCTGTCCAGAgcccaccctccctgcctcctcttctGCCACTGGGAGCCGTCCCTTTTTGGGGAGAGAACCTGTCCGCCTTTGGTACTGCCGGGGACTTGGCACGAGCCCTCAGAAACCTGGCCGAGTCAAGAGTCGGTGGAGGGCGGACAGCCCTCTCTCAAAGCTGCTCCCTGGGGAGGGTTAGGGAGCAGACGTTTTAGGGTTTGACTGTTACTGGACTCGGACTTCTAAGCTTTAAGCGTGGCCCAGGAGGTCTCTTCTCCCTGGAAGAGCTTGGCTCCAAGAGCTCCCAGGGCAGCTGAAGCCAGCCCTGGATGGGCTGGCAATTGACCATGTGCCTTCTATACACTCAGTGCCTGGCTGAACCAGGGGCGGGGCCAGTGGGCCAGGTAAGCCTTGGATCCTAGAACCTAGAGTATCCCAAAGGGAAGCTCCCTGTGCAGCCACACAGCCTGGGCTCCAAGGAGCTTCCACTGGTCTCTGAGCAGAGGAGCAGGAATCCCTGCAAGGCAGCAGGCTGGTCTTGGCTGGTGGATGAGTGGATGCAAGTAGCTTTTGCTGTTATTAATGAAGTAATTACTAAAATGCACTTAAaccagggcaggagtagaagaaTGGAGATGGAGAGTCCCGAGTGGGCCAGAGCTCTGGGGGACTCTTGAAAGGCAGGGCCCTGGCTCTGATCCGTCCCTGGGAGCCTCGAGACACCCTCCCCACTCTGACCAACAGGACGGGCCTCTGCCCCCGCCCCTGTCTGCTGGTGGCCTCACCTTCCCAGGTCAAGGGCCCCATGCTGGGCTCAGCCAGCCAGGCTGGGGGCCCTGTGCTCAGCAGTAGGCCCCAGTTCTGCCCATCCTCTCTGGAGCAGTGGGTTTGGGTTACTGAAGCCTTTTCTCAAGTGCCAACGTTAACCTTTCTTAGTGGATATCTAGAGCCTTCTGAGGCCACAGCCAGGCTCATGGAAGGAGTGGAAATCACTGCGCAGTGTCTGCCGAGGGTTCAGAAATGTGGACAGAACTGCCGTCCTCGCCTGGTGATGTTCTGCTGCCTCTTTGGGAGCCAGGCCTTGCCCCTCCTGCCTCTCATTCTCAGCTTTGAGTGGGAGCCTTTCAGTGGAGACCTGAACCCTAAAGAAGCCTAGGAACCATGGACCCCATTCTGCTACGGATACCAAGCACTTGTCCACACTGGCAAGATGGGGGGTAGCCAGGATACCTCACCTCCCAGCCCCTCCGCAGTGGGATTCCACGCCCTTCGTCTGACATAGGAATTAGACAGTTCTCCACACcactgcttccctggtagctcagttggtaaagaatctgcctgcaatgcaggagaccccctgttcgattcctgggtcaggaaggtccgctggaaaagggatagctacccactccagtattcttgggcttccctggtggctcagctagtaaagaatccacctgcaatgtgggagacctgggttcaatccctgggtttggaagatcccctggagaagggaatggctacctacccactccaggattctggcctggagaattccttggactgtatagtccgtgggatcagagtcggacatgactgagcaactttcagttcacCACACCACACAGGTGGCTGAGCCTTACTTAGCACTACTGTTCTTCCCCCCACTGCGGGAACCCTCCATAAATGCCATAAACCCGCCGAGCCTTGCCCCTTGTGACAGGATTCTAGGGCTTCCTGAGTGGGGCTGCAGGTTTCTTGGACCACAGTCCCTTAACTGGAGTTAAAGTACTTAAACTGGAAAGTGACCCTCCACTGCCCCCTGGAGCCACCTGGACACAGCATTGCCCTAATCTGGTTAGCAGCTGGCTGTTTCCATGCCTGGGGAGGGGGTCCTTTGTGTGGAGGCTGGGGCCAAGTGGGGCTCCAAGCTGCtcaagggtggggggtggggtgggcagggggtcAACCTTGGACCAAAGTTGCCTTAAGCCCAGGGAGGCAAAAGGGTTTCAGGAAAGGCCAGTGGGCCACCTGCTGGAGGCTGACAGCTGCCCAGCAGGTGCTGCTGACTGGGTGTCTTGGCTGTATCCCCTACCCGTGGTCCAGCAAcccacccctcccttcctctctcccgtTTGGCATTTACTCCGGTAGCCATTGGGCTAATCTCCCCAAGCTTCAAGCTGTATATAGGGCCTCTGAATGCACAAGCACCCCCGTCCACGTTACAGCCTCCAAGAAAGCTTGCATGTGCATAGcgcaccccctccctcccacatAACTGCCCCCCACCATCCTTCCCCTGAGCTCTGACTCGTATTTATCGTACCAACTCTGACTCGAGCGGGCAGAGGGAAGCGGCCCCAGGCTGCTTGCTTCCTGTCCCCTgttcttttctgaaataaatatacgtatataaataaatgtataaatactgCTTTGTATCTGAGCTTGCTTCCTGTCTTCTTGAAATTGTTCCGGGGCAGGATGGGGTAGGGGGAAGATGGGGTCATTTGTGGGGCTGGGACCATGTGGAGCCCCTGAGCCTGATAGATGCTCTGTACCCCATTATCCCTCGTAGCTTCAGGCCTGGGAATAGGATGCGGTAGCCCCTCCCCCTAGTCACACCCCACGGATCTACTGCTGCCCGGCCTGGGATAGAAGGAGCCACCTTAGGGACAAGCTGAGCCTTTCAAGGGTACCTGGCTACACTGAGGAGGGGACTGGCCCTGGGACAGACTTAACTGGTGTGGGTTCCTAAGGAAGTTTACTCTAGAAGCCGCAAAAGAGGGCAGGCTCAGTCCCTTCCTGTCCACAGGAAGCCCTCAATTCTAAGGATAAGACAGTCCCCACATTCCCCTTCTAGGCAGAGCGCAGGGCTTCCCAGCCACAGGAACTATCTGGGAGGCAGCAGAGACACAGGAAGGGGAGGGACTGGGGAACCCTGGGTCCCAGCACCAGACAGGATGTCACATCTGCCTTTATTGTAGCAACAGGTGGGACACTTCCAGccacagtaaaaaaagaaaaaaaaattaatttacaaaagcaGGGATTCAGTGAAGCTGCCCGGTTGGAACCTGAAAGAGAAGGGTATCAGAATGAGAGCAGGGACCCATCTTTCCATCAGCTTCCCTCACACAGCCCCTCCactaagtgactaaacatcaGCCAAAATTTATCTTCAATGACTGAGAACGCTGAAACCGACTAAAATGGAACTCCTGGCAGCAAGTCCCGGATCCTGGCCCCCCGCCTGGCCACTTGCCGATGGCTCCCCAGCCACTGTGCGTGATGTGTAAGAACAGAGATGGAACCACATGAAGCCTGTGCCCACAGCCCAAGGCAGAATATTCCAGTGCCAGACTCAGGTCAGACAATGTGGAGACCTCAGATCTGACACAGGTCCCACTTGGCTCAGATTCCCATCAGGGGACAGGGAAAGAAGCCCATGTGTCCGGTGTCTCTGTCCTTTCTGCTCAGTCTGTCTCCATTAGCCAAGGGGTCACGCAGCCCGAGGACCCCGATGTGGGGGTGCAGAGGTTTCTCCAGCATCCCACCTTGTCACCGCTCTTACCCTTGGGAGCTCATATGTAGATGCCGACCCAGAGCAGCAGGAAGAGGACTCCAAAGCCCATGAAGAGGGAGGCCACCAGGGAGATGAGGAGCTCTTTGTAGATATCCCGGGTGTATTTGGTGGACGTGACCTCATAACTGGCAGGGTGATTAAGGAGAAGCAAAGGGGTGGACTATGCAGGGCAGGGAACCCAACCAAGGCATCTCTGGGAGAAAGGCATGGGCTGAGAGCTTTCCAGGAGGCTGGTCTGGCTCTGTGCAGCTGGGCAGAGGGGTCCAAGAGATGACCTAGACCCTGGCGCTCCTACTGTTGGGGCCCGTGTCAGGCAACCAGGAGAGACTCCACCTTGAAGCCTGTCATCCATCTTAAAGACAGGATATGAACCCTGCCCAGGAAGCGAGGAAACCACTGCTAGTGTGAACCAGGTCTGGAGACTTCCCTCCCCGCAGACGGCAAACGGAGATTACAGTAAGGTCAGGCGACCCCTGTTAGATTAACCATGGAGACATCCCCCCTTGATGTATAATCACtgtcccccccaccaccaccaacctTAATTGTCTGTTCTCCTAGCACCTACTTATTGTAAAACTCAATCATGTACAACAAAGGGATTGCTAACATGTAACCAGTCAAGTAGTAGGGGGTATAAAGCTGGGCCTCTCAGAAACATCAGGGTCCTTGCTGGGAACCGATTCCGCTTGGACCCGCTGGAGTAATAAGCTGTGTTCCACTGTCAAGTGTCCTCCAAGGTGTGCTTTGTAACTCCGAGTCCACAACACACTTCCaccacccaaagtcacacagctaacaatCAGCAAAGCAGGGACTAGCCCTCTGATCTCGACACCTGAGTATATCGCTCCTTTTAACACTTTCCAACTTCAGGTCCCTGTGCCCAGTCTCCAGTCCAGCCAGGCCCTCTGCTTACTATGAAACCTGAAGAGCAAACTGAGCTCACCAGAACTTGGAAAATAAGGCCACAGCCTGACTTGGGATGTCAATGGCCCCTAGCCCTTCA is part of the Bos javanicus breed banteng chromosome 29, ARS-OSU_banteng_1.0, whole genome shotgun sequence genome and harbors:
- the TMEM258 gene encoding transmembrane protein 258, producing the protein MELEAMSRYTSPVNPAVFPHLTVVLLAIGMFFTAWFFVYEVTSTKYTRDIYKELLISLVASLFMGFGVLFLLLWVGIYI